One window of Vibrio sinaloensis genomic DNA carries:
- a CDS encoding oxidoreductase codes for MTTSRDFCVIAAGCTGLIGNELIKQLLDQDPVTRIYALSRRELPFFHSKLNVIQHPQLRVQQWQEDDPRPEYGFICLGTTLKQAGSKQALEKVDFELVCEVAQEMKLLGVKRLAVVSSYGASTRSLSHYLRCKGRMELAIERLDFETVVFARPGPLKGLREKPRRDESVVQAIATLFRPIMIGPLANLLPIDATDVALAMQYQLFGPSNRSHCVLNARAMRALLAQYR; via the coding sequence TTGACGACTTCAAGAGATTTTTGCGTTATTGCCGCTGGTTGTACTGGCCTCATCGGAAACGAACTCATTAAACAGTTGCTTGATCAAGACCCGGTCACCCGCATCTATGCCTTAAGTCGACGCGAGCTGCCTTTTTTCCACTCTAAACTCAATGTCATCCAGCACCCTCAATTGCGAGTACAGCAGTGGCAAGAAGATGATCCTCGACCCGAATACGGGTTTATCTGCTTAGGCACCACGCTAAAACAGGCCGGATCAAAACAAGCGCTTGAGAAAGTAGACTTTGAGTTGGTGTGTGAAGTGGCCCAAGAGATGAAACTGCTGGGGGTGAAACGATTGGCGGTGGTCTCTAGTTATGGCGCTTCGACACGTTCGCTGTCGCACTACTTGCGCTGTAAAGGACGCATGGAATTGGCAATAGAACGTCTAGATTTCGAAACCGTCGTGTTTGCTCGCCCCGGTCCACTCAAAGGGCTGCGAGAAAAACCAAGACGTGATGAGAGCGTTGTCCAAGCCATTGCCACACTGTTTCGACCAATAATGATAGGGCCTTTAGCGAATCTACTCCCTATCGATGCCACAGATGTCGCGTTAGCAATGCAGTATCAGTTGTTCGGTCCCTCAAACAGATCTCACTGCGTACTCAACGCGCGTGCGATGAGGGCGCTGCTCGCTCAATACCGCTAA
- a CDS encoding outer membrane beta-barrel protein, whose amino-acid sequence MNRTIKLAILPALLLTQTAWAQDWTQGWYAGFDYTKSTINWHGNHDRFTGVTFTSQLDDKMDGVTFNLGKRFYPWLSVEINYSRVSSDTMTASKYTGSTGFALESYLVQFDHDTFSIGPKFVYQLPLDVELYLKPSLDYTKSRTDINYDFTSAPVSARVDDNIKKNKTTYGLELGGEWFFYDNYALHLAYKRQYDGFQGEGFKKEALEFDVDTFKLGLNYYF is encoded by the coding sequence ATGAACCGAACGATTAAGCTGGCGATCTTACCAGCACTGCTGCTGACACAGACTGCATGGGCGCAGGACTGGACACAGGGCTGGTACGCCGGGTTTGACTACACCAAGTCAACCATCAACTGGCATGGTAACCATGACCGCTTTACTGGCGTGACATTTACTAGTCAACTAGACGATAAAATGGACGGTGTGACGTTTAACCTTGGTAAGCGTTTCTACCCTTGGTTGTCTGTTGAGATCAACTATAGTCGCGTGTCATCAGATACGATGACAGCGAGTAAGTACACTGGTAGCACTGGTTTTGCTTTGGAATCCTACCTAGTACAGTTTGATCACGATACTTTTTCTATTGGCCCTAAGTTCGTTTATCAGTTGCCGCTGGATGTTGAACTCTATTTGAAGCCGTCGCTTGACTACACCAAGAGTCGCACTGACATCAACTATGACTTCACATCGGCACCTGTATCTGCCCGCGTTGATGATAATATAAAGAAAAACAAGACCACCTACGGGTTAGAGTTAGGCGGTGAATGGTTTTTCTACGATAACTATGCCTTGCACTTGGCCTATAAACGTCAGTATGACGGTTTTCAGGGCGAGGGATTCAAAAAAGAAGCACTTGAGTTTGATGTCGACACATTCAAGCTAGGGCTCAACTACTATTTTTAA
- the sbcB gene encoding exodeoxyribonuclease I has product MQQEQQPTFFFFDYETWGISPAKDRPCQFAGVRTDMDFNIIGEPLVIYCQPPSDYLPSPEAALITGITPQTAEAKGLIEPEFIGKIHEQLATPNTISLGYNSIRFDDEVTRYTCYRNFIDPYAWSWQNGNSRWDLLDVMRACYALRPEGINWPENDEGFISFKLEHLSVANGIEHANAHDAMADVIATIEMAKKVKAAQPKLFDYFLSMRHKRKLNELIDIVNMTPLMHVSGMLGRECHYTSWIVPVAWHPTNQNAVICVDLAKDPQALLDLDVDALTERLYTKHTELGADELPVPVKLVHLNKCPILAPAKTLTAENAAKIGIDREQCLANLATLRQHPQVREKLIGVFSTERDYGQDDDVDSQLYKGFFSPADKAAMNIIRDTDPNNLAALDITFNDERIAPLLFRYRARNFPWTLDESEQQRWANHCRDYFESRIEEYMLNLENLVHEHESDAGKMAILKSIYQYVQKRVS; this is encoded by the coding sequence ATGCAACAAGAGCAACAACCTACGTTTTTCTTCTTTGATTACGAAACGTGGGGGATCAGTCCCGCCAAAGATCGTCCTTGCCAGTTTGCAGGCGTGCGCACCGACATGGACTTCAACATCATCGGCGAACCTCTTGTTATCTATTGCCAGCCACCGAGTGACTATTTGCCGTCACCTGAGGCCGCGCTAATCACGGGTATCACACCACAAACTGCCGAAGCGAAAGGGCTGATTGAGCCTGAGTTCATTGGCAAAATTCATGAGCAATTGGCCACCCCCAATACCATTAGTTTGGGCTACAACAGCATCCGCTTTGATGATGAAGTCACCCGTTACACCTGCTATCGCAATTTTATCGATCCCTACGCGTGGAGCTGGCAAAACGGCAACTCTCGCTGGGATTTGCTCGATGTGATGCGCGCCTGTTATGCCCTGCGCCCGGAAGGAATCAACTGGCCAGAAAATGACGAGGGTTTCATCAGTTTTAAGCTCGAACACCTGTCGGTTGCCAATGGTATCGAACACGCAAACGCCCACGATGCGATGGCGGATGTGATTGCCACTATCGAGATGGCGAAAAAAGTGAAGGCAGCGCAACCTAAGTTGTTCGATTATTTTCTGAGTATGCGTCACAAACGAAAGCTCAACGAGCTGATTGATATCGTCAACATGACCCCCTTGATGCATGTCTCCGGCATGCTCGGGCGTGAGTGTCACTACACTAGCTGGATAGTGCCGGTCGCGTGGCACCCAACCAATCAAAATGCGGTCATCTGTGTTGATTTAGCCAAAGATCCGCAAGCGCTGCTCGACCTAGATGTTGACGCCCTCACCGAGCGTTTGTACACCAAGCATACCGAACTCGGAGCCGATGAACTGCCGGTTCCGGTGAAACTGGTACACCTTAACAAGTGCCCGATTCTCGCGCCAGCCAAAACGCTAACGGCAGAGAATGCCGCCAAGATCGGCATCGATAGAGAACAGTGCTTGGCCAACCTAGCTACCCTACGCCAACACCCGCAGGTACGCGAAAAACTGATCGGTGTGTTTAGCACTGAGCGCGACTATGGACAAGACGATGATGTCGATAGTCAGCTATACAAGGGCTTTTTCTCTCCCGCCGACAAAGCGGCCATGAACATCATTCGCGATACTGATCCAAACAATCTCGCCGCCCTGGATATCACCTTCAACGATGAGCGGATTGCACCGCTCCTGTTTAGATACCGAGCGCGCAACTTTCCGTGGACACTGGATGAATCGGAGCAACAACGCTGGGCGAACCACTGCCGTGACTACTTCGAAAGTCGTATTGAAGAGTACATGTTAAATTTGGAAAACTTAGTTCACGAACATGAGAGTGACGCTGGAAAGATGGCTATTTTAAAATCCATCTACCAATATGTGCAAAAGCGAGTATCCTAA
- a CDS encoding CidA/LrgA family protein: MLKTVLQYLVSMALILLCLIAGINIQQLINTSIPGSIIGMLILFSLMASGLVRSDWVRPSASLFIRYMVLLFVPISVGLMEHFDMLLANAWPILMSAVGGTLIVLVLLGLMLDRTLKGGQK; this comes from the coding sequence ATGCTAAAAACCGTGCTTCAGTACCTCGTATCGATGGCACTGATTCTGTTATGCCTTATCGCTGGCATCAATATTCAACAATTAATCAATACCTCTATTCCTGGCAGCATTATCGGCATGCTGATTCTGTTTAGCTTGATGGCTAGCGGCTTAGTGCGTTCAGACTGGGTGCGCCCGAGCGCGTCCCTGTTTATCCGCTATATGGTGCTACTGTTTGTTCCTATCAGTGTCGGATTAATGGAACATTTTGACATGCTGCTGGCCAATGCTTGGCCTATTCTCATGAGCGCGGTGGGAGGGACGTTAATTGTGCTGGTTCTACTTGGCCTAATGTTGGATCGCACGTTGAAAGGGGGACAAAAGTAA
- a CDS encoding CidB/LrgB family autolysis modulator — protein sequence MWIFVTIAVFFAARWLCQQFKSPFMNPLLISLAVIIPLLTYLKVPFERYYAENDWLNYLLQPAVVALAYPLYEQLPQIRANWRIIMLACGVGSIMSMLSASLIAVYMQADMALIASLLGKSVTTPIAMEVSSHLGGEPAIAAILVLIVGLFGAIMAYPIYNLLNITHPIARGLTMGTVSHALGTATCAEKNAQDAAFSSLALVVCGVITSILAPSFFAIAVWLSH from the coding sequence ATGTGGATTTTTGTCACTATCGCGGTGTTTTTCGCAGCACGCTGGCTGTGCCAACAGTTCAAAAGCCCGTTCATGAACCCTCTGCTAATTAGTCTGGCGGTAATTATACCGTTACTCACCTATTTGAAAGTCCCGTTCGAGCGCTACTATGCCGAGAATGATTGGCTTAACTATCTGCTGCAACCTGCTGTGGTGGCGCTGGCTTACCCTCTTTATGAACAGCTGCCACAAATCCGTGCCAACTGGCGAATCATTATGCTCGCCTGTGGTGTCGGCAGCATCATGTCGATGCTCAGCGCCAGTTTAATCGCTGTCTATATGCAGGCCGATATGGCGCTGATCGCCAGCTTACTTGGTAAGTCGGTGACCACCCCCATTGCGATGGAAGTCTCAAGTCATTTGGGCGGTGAGCCCGCAATTGCAGCGATTTTGGTACTCATTGTGGGTCTTTTCGGTGCGATTATGGCTTACCCTATCTATAATCTGTTGAATATTACTCACCCCATCGCTCGGGGGCTGACGATGGGAACCGTATCTCACGCACTGGGCACGGCAACATGCGCGGAAAAGAATGCCCAAGACGCGGCGTTTAGCTCACTAGCACTGGTAGTATGTGGTGTGATTACTTCTATTTTAGCGCCCTCTTTCTTCGCCATTGCAGTTTGGCTCTCTCATTGA